One genomic window of Methanosalsum zhilinae DSM 4017 includes the following:
- the pgsA gene encoding archaetidylinositol phosphate synthase, translated as MTFNNLRPLFSRFIEPFAKTIANWGISPNLVSIVSLLFAAFAGICFYYSLMEPALMLLGGFFVGVNSFLDALDGSMARYMNLEGPKGDFLDHVIDRYSDVFIILGIVAGGFSSWSLGAVAIIGVLITSYLGTQAQALGLGRFYGGIMGRADRLVLIMAAAFVYYLYPYEIAGMAAPGWSIALIAVGSHITALQRIVHVWKNL; from the coding sequence ATGACCTTCAACAATCTGAGACCACTTTTCTCAAGGTTCATTGAGCCATTCGCAAAAACCATAGCAAACTGGGGTATTTCTCCAAACCTTGTCTCAATAGTTTCACTTTTATTTGCCGCCTTTGCAGGTATCTGTTTCTACTATTCCCTGATGGAACCTGCCCTTATGCTGCTTGGAGGATTCTTTGTAGGGGTAAACTCATTTCTGGATGCACTGGATGGTTCCATGGCAAGGTACATGAATCTGGAAGGGCCCAAAGGGGATTTTCTTGATCATGTGATTGACCGGTATTCCGATGTATTCATCATCCTGGGTATTGTTGCAGGAGGGTTCTCTTCATGGAGCCTGGGTGCGGTTGCAATTATTGGAGTACTTATCACAAGTTACCTTGGCACCCAGGCCCAGGCGCTGGGTCTTGGAAGGTTCTATGGAGGTATAATGGGCCGTGCTGACAGGCTTGTTCTGATAATGGCTGCAGCATTTGTCTATTATCTGTACCCATATGAGATCGCAGGAATGGCTGCTCCAGGCTGGTCCATTGCACTGATCGCGGTTGGCAGTCATATAACTGCACTCCAGAGGATCGTGCACGTCTGGAAGAATCTCTGA
- a CDS encoding phosphatidylserine decarboxylase: protein MVARGSFSWIAAAVTITAAVAIIAYTTQMSAAKYATASSLSATAFFLWFFRDPKRRTRICNNCLIAPADGRIIDIRNRKICIFMNIHNVHVNRVPISGRVVNIEYKKGGYLPAFCKDSERNERCEITLETPHGEITVTQIAGTLVRRIVSYVQIDDKVIQGQKIGMIKFGSRVDVTVPESLTITCKKGDRVIAGETVIAKMQGVNRGN, encoded by the coding sequence ATGGTTGCCAGAGGATCATTTTCTTGGATTGCAGCTGCTGTGACAATTACAGCTGCTGTGGCTATTATTGCATATACCACACAGATGAGCGCTGCAAAATATGCAACCGCAAGCTCACTTTCAGCAACAGCGTTCTTTCTGTGGTTTTTCAGGGATCCAAAAAGACGCACACGTATATGTAACAATTGTCTGATAGCCCCGGCAGACGGCCGGATAATTGATATAAGGAACAGAAAGATCTGCATCTTTATGAACATCCACAATGTCCATGTCAACCGTGTCCCCATATCCGGCAGGGTAGTAAATATAGAGTACAAAAAGGGTGGATATTTACCTGCTTTCTGCAAGGATTCTGAAAGGAATGAAAGATGTGAGATCACACTGGAAACTCCTCATGGAGAGATCACAGTTACCCAGATAGCAGGTACTCTTGTACGCAGGATCGTATCCTATGTGCAGATAGATGATAAAGTGATCCAGGGGCAGAAAATCGGAATGATCAAATTCGGGTCAAGGGTGGATGTGACAGTTCCTGAATCACTTACCATAACATGTAAAAAAGGAGACAGGGTTATTGCAGGTGAAACTGTGATTGCAAAGATGCAGGGAGTAAACAGAGGAAATTGA
- a CDS encoding NUDIX domain-containing protein — protein MTPVTPKLTVDAVIILNRKIVLIKRKNPPFKDKYALPGGFVEVGETVEDAVVREALEETGLCVNILKLIGVYSDPSRDPRGHTVSVSYLTEAEGIPQAGSDAEETGLFSVDELPDLAFDHSRIIDDAKDDIYGILSKM, from the coding sequence ATGACTCCAGTAACTCCAAAACTGACCGTAGATGCCGTAATAATCTTAAACCGAAAGATTGTACTTATTAAGAGGAAAAATCCTCCGTTTAAAGATAAATATGCCCTGCCCGGTGGTTTTGTGGAGGTAGGAGAGACTGTGGAAGATGCTGTTGTGCGTGAAGCACTTGAAGAGACCGGACTATGTGTAAATATCCTTAAATTAATAGGTGTATATTCAGACCCCTCCCGGGATCCCAGAGGTCATACTGTCTCTGTTAGCTACCTCACAGAGGCTGAAGGAATCCCGCAGGCCGGCTCGGATGCAGAAGAGACTGGCCTGTTCAGTGTTGATGAACTGCCAGATCTGGCATTTGACCATTCCAGAATAATAGACGACGCAAAGGATGATATCTATGGAATTCTGTCCAAAATGTAA
- a CDS encoding acetylornithine transaminase translates to MIRDFLDPNLNFEKINQIDSSCVMQTYTRQPIALVRGKGSLVFDIEGRKYIDCVAGIAVNNVGHCHPAVVESIKNQAEQLIHVSNLYYTSPQAMLAEKLVSITGMDRIFFCNSGTEAVEAAMKLARTRTGRQNFVSTYGAFHGRSMGALSLTHKEAYRNPFRPLVENVDFVPYNDIKAVSESVDQDTAAVIIEPIQGEAGVNVPSPGYLQEVRRICDENDALLIFDEVQTGFGRTGTWFCRQHSGVLPDIMTMAKAMGGGFPMGAIASREDISFGKGEHASTFGGNPLACAASLAAIGAIEDENMLERCTRLGEYFMSRLKGMSRDDILDVRGAGLMIGVELGADCGDIVSYGRENGVLLNCTSDSVLRLVPPFVITEEQIDTVVDTIEQA, encoded by the coding sequence TTGATACGCGATTTTCTTGATCCGAACCTGAACTTTGAAAAGATTAATCAGATTGATTCTAGCTGCGTGATGCAGACCTATACCCGCCAGCCCATTGCTCTTGTCAGGGGCAAGGGTTCATTGGTGTTTGATATTGAGGGCAGAAAGTACATAGACTGTGTTGCCGGGATTGCAGTCAATAACGTGGGACACTGTCATCCTGCTGTGGTCGAGTCTATAAAGAACCAGGCAGAACAGCTCATACATGTTTCCAACCTCTACTATACATCTCCCCAGGCAATGCTGGCAGAAAAGCTTGTCTCAATTACCGGAATGGACCGGATATTTTTCTGCAATTCGGGTACTGAGGCTGTTGAGGCTGCAATGAAACTTGCAAGGACCAGAACCGGCAGACAGAATTTTGTATCCACCTACGGGGCTTTCCATGGAAGAAGCATGGGAGCATTGAGCCTGACCCACAAGGAAGCCTACAGAAACCCTTTCAGGCCACTGGTTGAGAATGTGGATTTTGTACCCTACAATGATATAAAAGCCGTATCCGAATCTGTTGACCAGGATACTGCAGCTGTTATTATTGAACCGATCCAGGGGGAGGCTGGTGTCAATGTTCCATCACCAGGCTATCTGCAGGAGGTCCGCAGGATATGTGATGAGAATGATGCACTCCTGATATTTGATGAGGTGCAGACCGGATTTGGAAGGACAGGTACATGGTTTTGCAGACAGCATTCAGGTGTCCTGCCTGATATCATGACAATGGCCAAGGCTATGGGTGGCGGCTTTCCAATGGGTGCCATAGCTTCCCGTGAAGATATAAGTTTTGGGAAAGGTGAACATGCATCCACCTTTGGTGGAAACCCCCTGGCCTGCGCAGCATCCCTTGCAGCCATTGGAGCAATAGAGGATGAGAATATGCTGGAGAGGTGCACCAGGCTTGGTGAGTATTTCATGTCCCGGCTTAAAGGTATGTCAAGGGATGATATTCTGGATGTACGTGGAGCAGGTCTTATGATCGGTGTTGAACTTGGTGCAGATTGCGGGGATATAGTTTCATACGGGCGTGAGAATGGTGTACTTCTCAACTGTACCTCGGATTCTGTACTGCGTCTGGTTCCGCCATTTGTTATAACCGAGGAGCAGATCGATACGGTGGTGGATACCATTGAGCAGGCCTGA
- the artA gene encoding archaeosortase A: MLENLLWIAVALMLVSAVSPKKARTGKLIGGAGWGFFSVHWLYQPVYYAGINDYFNVVLTILLAIFCIFVAYMMAVREYIHDENVNSKVSVDVTHMATAATAIGSLMYFPFAQMQSMDVWLISIVTDHTVWALQLLGYPAVLTSWDIINLNEYSVRIVLACTAIESIALFTGLILSVRAPAIRLVSAFLVSVPVIYVLNIARNVFVTVAYAGQWFGPNSFEIAHHFVAKAGSVIALLIIAYMVLKILPELIELIDGLREMGTEQLQIIFNRISGKQ; encoded by the coding sequence ATGCTAGAAAACTTATTATGGATTGCCGTTGCCCTGATGCTGGTCTCAGCGGTCAGCCCGAAGAAGGCTCGTACAGGTAAGCTTATCGGAGGAGCTGGCTGGGGATTCTTTTCAGTTCACTGGTTGTACCAGCCAGTCTATTATGCAGGCATCAATGACTATTTCAATGTAGTACTCACAATACTGCTGGCAATATTCTGTATATTTGTTGCCTATATGATGGCAGTCAGGGAATACATCCATGATGAAAATGTCAATTCAAAAGTATCAGTTGACGTAACACATATGGCAACAGCTGCAACTGCAATCGGGTCACTGATGTACTTCCCCTTTGCCCAGATGCAGTCCATGGATGTGTGGTTAATATCAATTGTAACTGATCATACGGTATGGGCACTGCAACTCCTGGGATATCCTGCAGTTCTCACCTCATGGGATATCATCAATCTCAATGAATACAGTGTAAGAATTGTACTCGCATGCACAGCAATTGAGAGCATTGCCCTGTTCACCGGTCTGATTCTCTCGGTCAGGGCACCGGCCATAAGGCTGGTTTCTGCGTTCCTGGTATCAGTACCTGTCATCTATGTATTAAATATCGCAAGGAACGTCTTTGTTACCGTTGCATATGCAGGACAATGGTTTGGACCAAACAGTTTTGAGATTGCCCACCACTTTGTAGCAAAAGCCGGATCTGTGATCGCCCTGTTAATAATAGCCTACATGGTCCTGAAAATACTACCTGAACTTATTGAGCTGATAGACGGACTTAGGGAAATGGGTACAGAACAATTACAGATCATTTTCAACAGAATATCAGGAAAACAGTAA
- the hisC gene encoding histidinol-phosphate transaminase: MSRPELIKEGIESISEYVPGRSIDDIAELVGLHPDRIIKLGSNENPLGPSEKAVSAMVRHASDISIYPSADAGELVKALSEYTGLPGSNIVASGPGMDGLIDSLLRLVINPGDRVIISTPTFSYYEIASRACGGVPVFVPRDQDFQVDADAVIDAVTPDTKMIFLCSPNNPSGNLINEVDVKRILESTGGFVFIDEAYVEFADRNLMHLIRDYDNLIIGRTFSKAFGLAGLRIGYGIMPEWLKSQYMKAATPFNVSSAAIAAGIAALSDPEHLRRSIDLVEKGRMFLKENIDFRVHDSHANFVLVDVSPYSASKICSHLLQKGIIVRDCTSFRDAGESLVRITVGKEEQNRKVVEAFADFLNSRET; this comes from the coding sequence TTGAGCAGGCCTGAGCTGATAAAGGAAGGGATTGAAAGTATCAGTGAATACGTGCCTGGCAGATCGATAGATGATATTGCAGAACTTGTAGGCCTGCATCCTGACCGGATCATCAAACTTGGATCAAATGAAAATCCCCTGGGACCATCAGAAAAGGCGGTCAGTGCAATGGTCAGGCATGCATCAGATATCAGCATATATCCTTCAGCAGATGCAGGGGAGCTTGTGAAAGCCCTTTCAGAATATACAGGACTTCCAGGATCAAATATTGTGGCTTCAGGACCTGGTATGGATGGTCTGATAGATTCCCTGCTAAGACTTGTAATAAATCCCGGAGACCGGGTGATCATATCCACTCCCACTTTCTCATATTATGAAATCGCATCCAGAGCATGTGGCGGAGTACCTGTTTTTGTACCAAGGGATCAAGATTTCCAGGTGGATGCAGATGCAGTTATTGATGCTGTAACACCTGATACGAAGATGATCTTTCTGTGCTCTCCCAATAACCCTTCAGGTAACCTGATCAATGAGGTGGATGTGAAACGTATTCTGGAATCCACAGGAGGATTTGTGTTCATTGATGAGGCATATGTTGAATTTGCTGACCGCAACCTGATGCACCTGATCCGTGATTATGATAACCTGATAATTGGCAGAACATTCTCAAAGGCCTTTGGTCTGGCAGGTTTGAGGATAGGATATGGTATCATGCCCGAATGGCTAAAATCACAATATATGAAGGCTGCAACACCATTTAATGTAAGTTCGGCTGCAATTGCTGCAGGTATTGCTGCACTTTCAGATCCAGAACATCTCAGGAGAAGTATCGATCTTGTTGAGAAGGGTCGGATGTTCCTGAAAGAAAATATTGATTTCAGGGTCCATGATTCACATGCAAACTTCGTGCTTGTGGACGTTTCTCCCTACAGTGCTTCCAAGATATGCAGTCATCTGCTGCAGAAAGGAATTATTGTGCGTGACTGCACATCGTTCAGGGACGCAGGTGAGTCTCTTGTCCGAATCACTGTTGGAAAAGAGGAGCAGAACAGAAAGGTTGTGGAAGCCTTTGCTGATTTCCTGAACTCCCGGGAAACCTGA
- a CDS encoding transcription factor S, which yields MEFCPKCKSIMYPKDGVMQCKKCGYKKQSTTDEKDLITKTARDEREVTVLEGDTDVGLPTTSVRCPECGNNTAYWWLRQLRSADESETRFFKCTKCHYTWREYD from the coding sequence ATGGAATTCTGTCCAAAATGTAAGAGTATAATGTATCCAAAAGATGGTGTAATGCAATGCAAGAAATGCGGCTACAAAAAGCAGAGCACCACAGATGAGAAAGATCTTATAACAAAGACCGCCCGTGATGAACGTGAAGTTACAGTGCTTGAAGGGGATACTGATGTGGGATTGCCTACAACGAGTGTCAGGTGTCCGGAATGTGGTAACAATACAGCATACTGGTGGCTCAGGCAACTGCGTTCTGCAGATGAATCCGAGACCAGGTTCTTCAAGTGTACAAAATGTCATTACACATGGA
- a CDS encoding dihydroneopterin aldolase family protein: MTESSITDRDNALFEAGIKLGALYHQFTGSPVNLNTADSLEKAISESISVQPFVQSITVSIDRDMIRSGLNKEFGYCELEGRMLDVKLRVVYNDCNVLVALKYDTEMEYPLMKIEDVE, translated from the coding sequence ATGACAGAATCCAGTATTACAGATCGTGACAATGCATTGTTTGAGGCCGGCATCAAGCTGGGGGCACTGTACCACCAGTTCACAGGTTCTCCTGTGAACCTCAATACAGCAGACAGCCTTGAGAAGGCAATTTCAGAAAGCATCTCGGTACAGCCGTTTGTTCAAAGTATCACAGTATCCATTGATAGGGATATGATACGCTCAGGGCTCAATAAGGAGTTTGGATACTGTGAACTGGAAGGAAGAATGCTGGATGTGAAACTGAGAGTGGTATATAATGATTGCAATGTTCTGGTTGCACTCAAATATGATACTGAAATGGAATACCCTCTCATGAAAATAGAAGATGTGGAATGA
- a CDS encoding PUA domain-containing protein, producing the protein MRSEKNLKRIRIMADYQFGKGSGGVLFEDDVSFQFSKTKRVRQVLHQGERIATVRARDSMFTLSIKGAALLHSHLSYPGMRVVVNADAVPFVSAGKTAFAKHVIEIDPDLRVGEEVLVVDESDNLLATGQLLVTPQEVHVMEKGGAVDVRQGIL; encoded by the coding sequence ATGCGATCAGAGAAAAATCTCAAAAGAATAAGGATAATGGCAGACTATCAGTTTGGAAAGGGAAGCGGAGGCGTTCTTTTTGAAGATGATGTTTCCTTCCAGTTTTCCAAAACAAAGAGGGTGCGCCAGGTATTGCATCAGGGAGAGCGCATTGCAACTGTAAGGGCACGGGACTCAATGTTCACACTGAGCATCAAAGGTGCGGCACTGCTGCACTCCCATCTCTCATATCCTGGAATGAGAGTGGTTGTAAATGCAGATGCAGTTCCTTTTGTATCAGCTGGTAAGACTGCCTTTGCAAAACATGTGATAGAAATCGATCCTGACCTGAGAGTTGGTGAAGAAGTGCTGGTTGTGGATGAATCTGACAATCTGCTGGCAACAGGTCAGCTGCTGGTAACACCCCAGGAAGTCCATGTTATGGAGAAAGGTGGTGCAGTCGATGTGCGCCAGGGCATACTCTAA
- a CDS encoding archease, whose translation MSVEEGKKFEFLEHTADAKFRAYGDTLEEAFENVSEAMMNVMIDTSVIEGVVTKYIELEAPDLENLVVDWLSEILFLFEVEEIVFGRFEVDGIDKRNNSYHIAGKAIGDPIDPSKHRFDTHAKAVTYNDLKVEEGEAGWMLQVTVDT comes from the coding sequence ATGTCTGTGGAAGAGGGGAAGAAGTTTGAGTTTCTGGAACATACAGCAGATGCAAAGTTCAGGGCATATGGGGATACCCTGGAAGAAGCATTCGAAAACGTTTCTGAAGCCATGATGAACGTAATGATCGATACCTCAGTTATAGAGGGAGTGGTAACCAAGTATATTGAACTTGAGGCCCCTGACCTTGAGAATCTGGTTGTGGACTGGTTATCTGAAATTCTGTTCCTGTTTGAGGTTGAAGAGATCGTCTTTGGCCGGTTTGAGGTCGATGGGATAGATAAGCGCAACAATAGCTATCATATAGCTGGAAAGGCTATTGGTGACCCGATAGATCCTTCAAAACACAGATTTGATACGCATGCAAAGGCAGTTACCTACAATGATCTGAAGGTTGAAGAGGGTGAAGCCGGGTGGATGCTCCAGGTAACTGTTGATACATAA
- a CDS encoding polymer-forming cytoskeletal protein: MLKNPIVNPIPQPECEPITENEFLKTFVIPDNTVMEEHTIVVEGDIIIGNHSDIRYGLIADSVILGERVKLSGNITTASDVRIDMWSQIGGTVRTDSNAYLGEFVTIDGKLVVKGDLDIGNDVKINGGFEARGWIVIRNPIPVIAYLFMYLSEMLRMGKDEEVERALEELFEDEMEAVSDVAMIIPNGSRISIDTIRVPSKAVIGNNCRLVGNIRAMSLQMGDNNTLYGSIRTVGDTMIGENNSIHGNIISRGDVYVSQGSHILGEINARSIKIHETARVDGVLRSQKGTVFEREHSEVISEDELMNLDV; encoded by the coding sequence TTGCTGAAAAATCCTATAGTTAATCCTATACCCCAGCCGGAGTGTGAGCCTATTACAGAAAATGAGTTCTTAAAAACGTTCGTGATCCCTGACAATACCGTAATGGAAGAACATACCATTGTGGTTGAAGGGGATATTATTATTGGAAATCATTCAGATATCAGGTACGGACTGATCGCAGATTCTGTGATACTGGGAGAGAGGGTCAAACTTTCCGGCAACATAACCACAGCTTCAGATGTGAGGATAGATATGTGGTCGCAGATAGGCGGCACTGTCAGAACAGACTCAAATGCATATCTGGGAGAGTTTGTTACAATTGACGGCAAGCTTGTGGTCAAGGGAGACCTGGATATTGGAAATGATGTTAAGATCAATGGCGGATTTGAGGCAAGGGGCTGGATCGTTATAAGAAACCCCATTCCTGTGATTGCGTATCTGTTCATGTATCTTAGCGAAATGCTGAGGATGGGCAAGGACGAGGAAGTTGAAAGAGCACTTGAGGAACTTTTCGAGGATGAAATGGAGGCTGTAAGTGATGTGGCAATGATCATTCCAAACGGCTCCAGGATATCCATAGATACGATTCGTGTTCCTTCAAAAGCTGTGATCGGAAACAACTGCAGGCTTGTGGGTAATATCAGGGCAATGTCCCTGCAAATGGGTGATAATAACACGCTTTATGGAAGTATACGTACAGTAGGGGATACTATGATCGGTGAGAACAATTCCATACACGGAAATATCATATCCCGGGGTGATGTATATGTCAGTCAGGGAAGCCATATACTGGGTGAGATAAATGCCCGCTCCATTAAGATACATGAGACTGCCAGGGTGGATGGTGTACTCAGATCACAGAAAGGTACTGTATTTGAACGTGAACATTCTGAGGTTATCAGTGAGGATGAGCTGATGAACCTGGATGTCTGA
- a CDS encoding archaetidylserine synthase — protein MNIIRIIKVPDIATIINALLGVSAIFMAILGNVTLALIMILMSCIADGLDGYLALHLESSQIGKYLDSLADAISFGVAPAIIIFTIYGPEYRLLIVSVLLFYITCGILRLARFDTKQSKIPDFEGVPITASAVMLSSYLLMSPQYVHPYILIFLLVLLSLLMITTYPYPKLRGTRLLLPISVIFGLVIISAAISHDYAPMFAALLFLLMALYLESPIMQIPRKYYRD, from the coding sequence ATGAACATTATCAGGATTATCAAAGTTCCGGATATTGCAACCATTATAAATGCCCTGCTGGGTGTTTCTGCAATTTTTATGGCAATCCTGGGAAATGTCACCCTTGCACTGATAATGATACTGATGTCCTGCATAGCTGATGGTCTTGACGGCTATCTTGCACTGCACCTCGAAAGCAGCCAGATAGGAAAGTATCTGGATTCACTGGCAGACGCTATTTCCTTTGGCGTTGCACCTGCAATTATAATATTTACAATCTATGGACCTGAATACAGATTACTGATAGTATCCGTACTCCTTTTCTACATAACATGCGGCATACTCAGGCTTGCCAGATTTGATACAAAACAGTCAAAAATACCTGATTTTGAGGGAGTGCCGATAACAGCCTCTGCCGTAATGCTCAGTTCATATCTTCTCATGAGTCCGCAGTATGTCCACCCATATATTCTCATATTCCTTCTCGTTCTCCTATCCCTCCTGATGATAACCACATACCCTTATCCAAAACTGCGGGGTACACGTTTACTTCTACCAATATCTGTAATATTTGGTCTGGTTATCATCTCAGCTGCCATATCCCATGATTATGCTCCCATGTTTGCAGCATTACTTTTTCTGCTCATGGCACTGTACCTGGAATCACCAATAATGCAGATACCCAGAAAATACTACCGTGACTGA
- a CDS encoding HesA/MoeB/ThiF family protein, with product MLTEKEIERYSRQIMMFGEKGQELLRDATVLIAGAGGLGSPVAIYLAAAGIGKLRIADFDSVEESNLNRQILHWNPDIGRMKVESAREKIEQLNPEIRVETIKTRIEENNIMKIVADADIIVDAMDNYDTRFLLNSEAIRMEIPMVHGAVHGFHGQITTIVPGDTPCLSCLFPTSPPKELFPIVGATAGVIGTMQANEVIKYLTDSGKLLAGQMLIWNGAEGRTEVINIRPNPACTICNHLQ from the coding sequence ATGCTCACAGAAAAAGAAATTGAAAGGTATAGTCGCCAGATCATGATGTTTGGAGAAAAGGGGCAGGAATTACTCAGGGATGCAACTGTACTGATTGCAGGTGCAGGTGGTCTGGGGTCTCCTGTTGCGATCTATCTGGCAGCAGCAGGTATCGGGAAACTCAGGATCGCTGATTTTGACAGTGTGGAAGAAAGTAATCTGAACCGCCAGATACTGCACTGGAATCCTGACATAGGCCGAATGAAAGTCGAATCTGCCAGAGAGAAGATAGAGCAGCTCAACCCTGAGATCAGGGTCGAGACAATAAAGACCAGGATAGAGGAAAACAATATCATGAAAATTGTAGCAGATGCTGATATAATAGTGGATGCAATGGATAACTATGATACCAGATTTCTGCTAAATTCAGAGGCTATCAGAATGGAAATACCGATGGTTCACGGTGCAGTCCATGGATTCCATGGCCAGATTACAACCATAGTTCCAGGAGATACTCCCTGTCTTAGCTGCCTGTTCCCCACTTCCCCGCCAAAGGAACTATTTCCCATTGTGGGAGCCACTGCAGGAGTCATTGGTACAATGCAGGCAAACGAGGTCATCAAGTATCTTACAGATTCAGGAAAACTGCTTGCAGGACAGATGCTAATATGGAACGGAGCAGAGGGCAGAACAGAAGTAATAAATATCAGACCAAACCCTGCATGCACCATATGCAACCATCTCCAGTAG
- a CDS encoding RtcB family protein produces the protein MEDNNDQDNEVFDLLKRIDEYTWEIPREYKPFMRVPGRIYVSRKMLNDVEKQTIDQVANVASLPGIQKYSMAMPDAHLGYGFPIGGVAAFDSEEGVISPGGVGFDINCGVRLIRTDLHVDDVRPVIRELIKKLFEAVPSGLGSKSRLRASDSELDDAFVHGSRWAVEAGYGVEADIEHCEGSGFIEGADPSKVSAKARKRGKPQLGTLGSGNHFLEVQYVDNIYDNDAASVFGLEEGQVTIMVHCGSRGAGHQICTDHLRVLSQSVKNYGISIPDKQLACAPATSTEAQDYFKAMACAANYAWANRQIITHWTREVFEQVFGRDAESLGMDLVYDVAHNVAKLEEHIIDGRKKKVYVHRKGATRAFPPGHSEVPRKYRDIGQPVLLPGSMGSASFVLHGTQEGMDLTFGSACHGSGRAMSRKQAKGTYSGEDVKKKLEKMGIYVEAMSPAVIAEEAPEVYKKSSDVVDVVHELGIARKVARVLPMGVAKG, from the coding sequence ATGGAAGATAATAATGATCAGGATAATGAAGTTTTTGATCTCCTAAAAAGGATTGATGAATATACCTGGGAGATCCCCAGAGAATATAAACCATTCATGAGAGTGCCGGGCCGGATATATGTATCCAGGAAGATGCTGAATGATGTAGAAAAGCAGACAATTGACCAGGTTGCAAATGTTGCATCCCTTCCAGGCATCCAGAAGTATTCAATGGCAATGCCAGATGCCCATCTAGGTTATGGTTTTCCTATAGGGGGAGTTGCAGCCTTTGACAGTGAGGAAGGTGTTATAAGTCCGGGTGGAGTTGGTTTTGATATAAACTGCGGTGTGCGCCTGATACGTACCGATCTTCACGTGGATGATGTCAGGCCTGTGATCCGTGAACTTATAAAGAAACTGTTTGAAGCCGTTCCCTCAGGGCTTGGATCAAAGAGCCGTCTGAGAGCATCTGACAGTGAACTTGATGATGCTTTTGTTCATGGTTCACGCTGGGCCGTTGAAGCAGGGTACGGGGTTGAAGCTGATATAGAGCACTGTGAAGGCAGCGGGTTCATTGAGGGAGCCGATCCTTCCAAGGTAAGCGCCAAAGCAAGAAAACGCGGAAAGCCCCAGCTGGGAACCCTTGGCAGTGGAAACCATTTCCTTGAAGTGCAGTATGTGGACAATATCTATGACAATGATGCGGCTTCAGTCTTTGGTCTTGAGGAAGGACAGGTAACGATAATGGTGCACTGCGGATCACGCGGAGCCGGTCATCAGATATGTACTGACCATCTTCGTGTACTTTCACAGTCAGTTAAAAACTATGGAATATCTATACCTGACAAGCAGCTTGCCTGCGCTCCTGCCACCTCAACAGAAGCTCAGGACTATTTCAAGGCAATGGCATGTGCTGCCAACTATGCCTGGGCCAACCGGCAGATCATCACCCACTGGACTCGTGAGGTGTTTGAGCAGGTATTTGGACGGGATGCAGAGAGTCTGGGTATGGATCTGGTATATGATGTGGCACATAATGTTGCAAAGCTGGAGGAACACATAATTGACGGCAGGAAGAAAAAGGTGTACGTGCATCGCAAAGGTGCAACCCGTGCATTCCCGCCAGGTCACAGCGAGGTGCCCCGAAAATACCGTGATATTGGCCAGCCTGTCCTTCTTCCAGGAAGTATGGGCAGTGCCTCCTTTGTACTCCATGGCACACAGGAGGGGATGGACCTAACCTTTGGCAGTGCGTGCCATGGTTCAGGCAGGGCAATGAGCAGAAAACAGGCAAAAGGTACATACAGTGGCGAGGATGTTAAGAAAAAACTGGAAAAGATGGGAATCTATGTTGAGGCAATGAGTCCGGCGGTGATTGCAGAAGAGGCCCCTGAGGTATATAAGAAGAGCAGTGATGTGGTGGATGTTGTCCATGAACTCGGGATTGCCAGAAAGGTTGCCAGAGTACTTCCAATGGGAGTTGCAAAAGGTTAA